In Thermobaculum terrenum ATCC BAA-798, the DNA window CTATAGATGTCATCTTGACGAAGAAGGTGACCAATACATCTACCCTGTCCCCGGGCTGAATCTGCCCGTTTCCGCTGAGCAGATCGGATGCAGGTAGTGCGAACGCTACTTTACCCTTAGGTATGCTTAGGGCAAGTTTGCCTACCTGCTTAGTATCTGATAATAGAGGGCGAGTTATTATCTGCCCCTTGACGATATTCGTAGCACTATAGCGGTTCACAGCATCATTTATGCTACTTACAGCCTCGCTCGGAGCAAAGTCGGCTGGAAATGGCTTTGTTTCCAGCATCGATGCTGTTATAGGGCTTCCCTGAGCTATATCCTGAGCTGCTACTACTACTTGTACCTGTTTTATTACAGGCTTGGCTTCTCTAGCTGCCCTAGTGACGTTGATTACTGTAAGTCCGGCAAAGGCTGCCAGAGCTAGCCCAACTATCATCAGTAAAATTCCAATTCTCTTACGCATAGGTACCTCCTAATTACAGGATAGCCCTGCAGCTTAAATAATCCCTGACTAGCTAGTTGCTCCTTCCTAACTTTTCTTTCAGATTAGGCTAGCTATTAGTCTATGAGTCTGACGGTATTCTGAAATGGTGACGGGTTGCCAGACTGTGGAGGCGCATTCACCGATATGGAAGGGAAGTAGCCCTTTATCTCCGAGCTGCTAGTAAAGCTCTGGACCGGATAGCTTGATGCATTGGGCTGGTAGGGATCGTAGAACCTGTATATCCTCCAATCCC includes these proteins:
- the cpaB gene encoding Flp pilus assembly protein CpaB, producing the protein MRKRIGILLMIVGLALAAFAGLTVINVTRAAREAKPVIKQVQVVVAAQDIAQGSPITASMLETKPFPADFAPSEAVSSINDAVNRYSATNIVKGQIITRPLLSDTKQVGKLALSIPKGKVAFALPASDLLSGNGQIQPGDRVDVLVTFFVKMTSIGPDGQTSDEERATTQTTLQDLEVLDVLGTGAGSDGGNAKSPAVVLLVDPQQAVTLKLAKDSDKAVIDLALRGSSDDHKQHETDGETEDSVIVKYKFRKPEPVK